atgaacactcgggacagatcttcccaagtgtaaatgctgctaggaggtaattgagtcaaccatgccctggcagaaccttccagcatgaggggcaaatgcttcatggccacctcgtcgttcccaccaccaatctgaaccgccactcggtagtcctcaagccaagtttcaggcttagactcaccagtgaacttgctgactcctgttgccaacctgaaattgggagggataattgcggctctgatagctctgctgaaacattcaggaccagaaacatgcactcgactgcttgtgggcgcatctctgtcgagtccgcctcgatgggctctgttccggtcgaccaaaccttgcacgataatggatcgcgcgtcgaagcctggttctctagggtcgactggaactcttcgccccgtactgaactgacgcctgtcatcttgctgccgaggagcgtaagacccacccctcggaggggaattgggcactcgacgcctatcatctcggtcgagtcggtcaccatattggtctcgccgattctcgcgcccttcacgccgcggaggcgatctgggactgtgagccgactgaaccgtattcgcagcgacggatcgactgtgaattctgttgcgcgagtgcgacacggccgaattatggtctcctgctgcccggagcagatccctgatctgcatcaagcctctgccagcttccgactgagagggttggatggactctgctatacgggtcgcagctgctaaattctggattggggtttgatatacctgagtcagcgggaagagttgacgtcgactggtgtcgggaattcgttgccgcgcgcgctcgtcgagtgctcgctgaagattctccagtcgagtgcgttcggccaaattggccaaacgtacctcctccaaggcgcgagcctcggggatttctcctgcgatgggagtacgcagaacatccacgttcctgcggcgaagttcctctctttgcagagagtcgagtggctcgggctggtactcttcgtggtctcgtgcggggtcgcctccgtcgcctgctccaccatcacgggcgaagccagggggactgcggggcccgtcgaccatcagaatttctgccgctggatcactgctatcgcactcggatgcggtctctacggaaccagtcgacagatcgaacatgccgtagagagattcgtcgggctcgattgccgcaacttgggtgatggccgtctggcgagccaccgcgtgcctcacccaccgctgaatcctcgaccggcccgagcgcttgcgctgacgggagaccgggagggtggtcgatggggatgtcgaccgatacggggtcgacggttgccgcagcagaacgccgcggacacatgcgcgaaaatgtgtcgcaccgcggacggggagcgcatcaacgtcgagtggagcctcctggagccaggcggagtcgtcggcgatgaaggtgagagcgccgagacggatctctcgaccctcgaccaaaaatccagcagccaccatgatgaaagtactcggaagaatcgcaacttctccacaaaattgctaaaacacctgccccacggtgggcgccaactgtcgtggttctaagcctgacagtagagtgggggggtaggtatggagaggcaaggtcctagctatggagaggttgtaattacaagtgatgtacgagttcaggcccttctcggaggaagtaaaagccctacgtctcggagcccggaggcggtcgagtggattatatgtatatgagttacagggtgccgaacccttctgcctgtggaggggggtggcttatatagagtgcgccaggaccccagccagcccacgtaggagagggtttaaggtgagttaagtccggggcgttactggtaacgccccacataaagtgtctttactatcataaagtctacttaattacaggccgttgcagcgcagagtgcctcttgaccttctggtggtcgagtgagtcttcgcggtcgagtccttcaaggcagtcgagtgtgtctctcgttggtcgactggaaggtgacctcttctaagggtgtccttgggcaggatacttagatcaggtctgtggccctaccctaggtacatgaccccatcaaggcccattggtcccagttcatcccaccaaccgggaccaaaaggtccagatgaaccgggatcaatggcccacatggcccggccggccccttgggctcacggaccaatgcccccattggtcccggttctggactgaaccgagactaatgggctgacccggcctggaccaaagccatgttttctactagtgaacatcATTCACTGTGCTTTTAGGGACATGATaagaaaaatattttagttgactATAACTTCTAATATCCGCACATATATTATTTCATTAGATTAGCATTGGCTTATGTGGTCAGAGTACTAATATGTTTAAATGATATGTAACATGTACTTGTCATTTATAATTGAACTAATAATTAACATGTCTACTATTTGTGTGTGCCAGATCTATTGATGCAAAACTGTGATGATCTATTTGTTGTGTTTCCTATATTGACATCAACCTGTTATAATTTTTTTAGACACGGACATCATGAAGGTCCAGCATATGCGGTCATTTTAGAATGATTATTCAGATATAACACTTATGACGTACTTGTATACAACTATAACAATCTAATGGAACGATCAATTCATGTATACAACTATAAAGATCTAATGGAACGATCAATTCATGTATACAACTATAAAGATCTAATGGAACGATCAATTCATGTATGATTATGTACGGTCAATTTAGACGAGCTTATGTAGGTTTATCAGGAACGATTTATTTCGGTGCGGTTATGTAAATCTAATGGTTATGATCCATTTAGTATAACTATGAAGATCTAAGGTATGCGATATATTTAGGTATAAATATTATGAATATGATTTATTAAATTACAATGGCCGAAGTAAtttgatgatgtggattaacaTGGTGTCCACAAAAAAGCATATTTTGTACTTTTAGTTCTAGTTACATGATAAGAAGAATACATGTATATGCTCGTGTGTCTACCTATTGTACTCCCTCTAtaacataatataagacgttttttgattaaaaaatgtcttatattatgttacagagggagtattagatTAGCATTGGTATATGTGGTGTAAACTAACATGTTTAAATGAGATGTTACGATGTGTTGCGGCATGGTTATGTAAATCTAACAGTTATGCTATATTTATACAATTATGAAGATCTAACTGATGTGGTCTGTTTAGATACAATTATGTAAATCTAACGGATACTATCTCTTTTAAATGTGTTTATGTAAGTGTAACGAATGTGATTTATTATATTACAAATCTAAGGGCCAGGATAATTTGATGGTGTGGATCAATGTGGTGTCTCAAATAGAACTCTgtatttttttgcgagaaaataaataaatagaaaatagATAGATAGAATAGATTCTCAGTTTTGTTTAGTCGTATGGTCCTTATGGAAGTCGCATCAAATCAGCATCTGACAGCCTTCAACTTCATTGACAAAAACCAAATATATTACAAGAACCACAATAACCACCCAAACAAATCAATGCATGCTGTATCATCTCATCCACAGCTCTCACTTACTACAGTGGACGATCGACTCACCGGTCTACCACTGTACCACGCATGAAGACACTACGTACGTTTATAGATTTTGTACAATAAACTGTAATAACCGACTCGCCCGAAGGGACAAAGCTACACACGGTACTCCTCCAGTATGTCCTTCCAGAAAGAATCACTCTCGAGAGACCACAGACCAGGCAGTTCCGTCGTGGGCTCCGGCGGCAAACCGGCAAGCTCCTGCAGCGGCGGCCGGTCAACAGCCGTTGAAACACCATGCAATGCGAATGCTGCGGCCGCGATGCAGTGCTGATCAGCTTGCTCATCTGCTGCGGAGGAGCTCGTTCCCGTTCCCGGAGCGTTGATCAGTTGCTGCACCACGTCCTGCTCCGCAAAACTCGAGATGTTGCACATGTAACCTGGCTGCGGGTAGTTGGCGCCAGACAACATGTTCATCTGGCTTCCGCAGTCCTGTGGGGGCTGTGGAATGCTAGAAATGCTATTGTGTTTAATAGATGTTCCTGGATATCTATGAAACAGGTTCTGGGGCCAATCTTTGGGTACCTGAGAGCATGGACCAAGATATCCAAGGAGCTGCCAGGGGGTCTGCTGGACAAATTTCTGAAGGAGCTATGGGAGATCTTAAAAATCCCGTTTGCGCTGGAACCAGGCTGAGTTGGGCGAGGCACGGTGTTGGTTGCGGATCTTGGAGGGCAACGGCGAGTGAGGTTGAGCATGGGGGCAGGACGACGCTGGAATACCAAAAGATGCACCCGGAGGAAGCTGATGCTATTTATGTTGTCTTCTCTGGTTTCTGATGTACTCCCCTGTTCAGTTTGTCGCTATTGTGCCCGAGTTGTGGCTGGTTCTGGGTGTGTGTCGAGGAGTCTGTTAGAGTAGTTTGGTTAATTTGTGTTTTCTGGCTTGAGTCATGGAGTGTGTTTCTGGCATGTGCCGTGTATAAGACCTTGTTGTGGGCTTCGCTTTCTCAATGAAAAATGGAGCCGGGGGGGATCCCCTGTTCATCGAAAAAAAAACATGTTCATCTGGTCCTGCTGGAGCAGAAGGTTCGGAACGATGCTGCTAACTGAGTTCAGCATTGCGTTTGCTGCAGCTAGGTTGGTGATGAGGTTAGTGGTGTCGTTCCTGGAGCACATGGCCTGGAGCAGCTGCTGCAGAAGCTGCGCCTGCCTTAGGGCGGCGGTGTCAAGGCCTCCGAGGCTCGCGGCCGCGGCCGCCCATAGGAGCGTGTCGGGGAGGATCGCTGCGGACGCGACGTCGAGGTTGTGGTGGCTCTGGTCGGGGGGCAGCTGCTGGTGCGTGACGGGGTCGACGCCCATGCTCAGGAGCTTCTTCCGGAGGCGCGTATTCCAGAAGTTCTTGATCTCATTGTCCGTCCGGCCCTCGAGGTGCGTCGCGATCGTCGACCACCTAACAACAAATTTATCCATGTAAATGCCTGTGCCACTTCAAGGCAAGGACCGCGAAAAGCAACGGTCTGGGAGGAAATTGACAGCCCATGCATGGCGGCTAATAAAGCTATATACTGCATGTGTTATGAGAGTGGTGGTGCGTTTGTGTGGAGTAGGTAATTAAGTGGGCGCACTTGTTGCCGAGGGCGGCGTGGAGGCTGATGATGAGGCGCTCCTCGTCGTCGGTGAAGTTGCCGCGTTTGATGTCGGGGCGGAGGTAGTTGGTCCACCGGAGGCGGCAGCTCTTGCCGCAGCGGTTCAGCCCGGAGGCCTTGGGCACGGCGCGCCAGCTGCCGACGTGCCCGCCGCGCTTCTGGATGTGCTCCACCAGCGCCTTGTCCTCCTCCTCCGTCCACGACCCTTTCTTCACGCCGGCGCCGTGGCAGCAACACCTCCGACCCATCGCAAACCCCGTTTGCCCGACGGGTCGATCGGTTGCTGCACCCGCACTGATTCAGTGTAAGAAGCTAGGTAGGTATACTACTCCTATGAGGCTAGCTATTCTGGTCTTCTTCAGGCTTGGTATGTACGTATATATAGAGGTCGCGATGCAGAGTACCTGGCCATACGTGGTCCGTACGTACCCCATGACGAGCACGCGCGAGAGGAGCTACCCAAGCTACGAATTTTCCTTGCATTCTGTTGCTCTGGCTATTATATTGAACAGTTCGTACATCGGTACATGTATCGTCTAAAGAAAAGACGTGCGCACCATGGGGTAAGTCAAATAGGGCAGGTGCTCCGGAGGATCTGTCCACGTAAGACCAGATATCTATATCCTGCATGCTGCTGTGGGCCCatctgtgtgcatgcatgcgtgtgcatGTCGCCAGGCAAGCAACAGGGAGAAGATTAAGTGGCTGTCCATCCACAAGTGGCGGGCTGCCGCATTCAAAATGCATGGAACTCTATGTCGCGTAATGCATGCAACTAGCATGGTGACATGCGTCGCTAGATTTCCTAAACCAAATCTAGTACACAATTTTGGCCATTCTTGTTCAACATGGATATGCTAGTAGTAGTACTTTAAGAAACTTTGCAACAGTCATTTTCACAACATTTAAGAAATTTTAACAGTTTTGCTCATTCTCATCTCCATGGGATTTAGTTATCTCTCATCTAATTTCTCAACCATTCGATTATAAAATCAAAGATGTTAATATTAAGCGCATGGTATCGTTCCTGATGGCGCCGCTGGATATTTTTTACTAACGGTTGTGGGGTGGATTCGTTGTGTCAATTTGCCTCAGGCTAGTGAAGCtacttgtggttggatggttacgAAAGCAGTGGTTTCCCCAGGCTATCAGTGTTCAACTCTTAGACTTGACAATGGTGCtcgcatttttctgaatttatttcaggcctttcggcgatgtgcgttcagtagGAGAAGACATTTCCGACTACGAAGGCGTCTATGgcgacttcatcaatctcaagataATGTGTCGGCTCAGTTTCTCGGAGATGCTGATAGGGTAGGTTGTGTGGGCATACATTTGTAGGGGTGagtatatatgcatatatatgagCGTCTACATCACACTAACCGTTGTCACGCACGTGTTATCAAGGTTGGCATTTTGTTTTTAGTGTGATTATATTGCGGAAGA
The sequence above is a segment of the Triticum dicoccoides isolate Atlit2015 ecotype Zavitan chromosome 1A, WEW_v2.0, whole genome shotgun sequence genome. Coding sequences within it:
- the LOC119353807 gene encoding transcription factor MYB41-like → MGRRCCCHGAGVKKGSWTEEEDKALVEHIQKRGGHVGSWRAVPKASGLNRCGKSCRLRWTNYLRPDIKRGNFTDDEERLIISLHAALGNKWSTIATHLEGRTDNEIKNFWNTRLRKKLLSMGVDPVTHQQLPPDQSHHNLDVASAAILPDTLLWAAAAASLGGLDTAALRQAQLLQQLLQAMCSRNDTTNLITNLAAANAMLNSVSSIVPNLLLQQDQMNIQMNMLSGANYPQPGYMCNISSFAEQDVVQQLINAPGTGTSSSAADEQADQHCIAAAAFALHGVSTAVDRPPLQELAGLPPEPTTELPGLWSLESDSFWKDILEEYRV